atgatatccaataaattccatttaaattcaatagtcttcatcaaaaaagagccagcacaagaagtatcgaacatggtgcgattgttatcagaaagccgagcataaaaattctgaagaattgtcactcttgagagctcatgattggggcatgaatataacattgatttaagcctcccccaagcttgagcgatgctttctccttcgcgaggccaaaaattatatatataattgcaatcacgatgaacaagatgcatagggtaatacttttgatgaaattccaatttcaatcttttatagttccatgatctcgtatcatcacatagcctataccatgtcaatgcgtctcccttcaaagataaagggaaaatcttcttcttaacaacatcatcgggtatacctgcaagcttaaatagtccacaaacttcatccacgtagagtagatgttcatcaggatgctttgttccatctcctataaaagtgttagctagcagtttttccatcatacccgaaggaatttcaaaaggagtttcattttcaataagttcagtaggttgaggagcaactctttgctctactggacggggtgaagataccccgaacaagcccctcagagaattactttccatagtaataagtgacagtaaatttcagcacactatataaatttttccttaccaaattccacctaccaaaggtgctacactccccggcaacggcgccagaaaagagtcttgatgacccacaagtataggggatctatcatagtcccttcgataagtaagagtgtcgaacccaacgaggagcagaaggaaatgataagcggttttcatcaaggtattctctgcaagtactgaaataagtggtaacagacagttttgtgacaagataaattgtaacgagcaacaagtaacaagagtaaataaagtgcagcaaggtggcccaatcctttttgtagcaaaggaaaagcctggacaaactcttataataggaaaagcgctcccgaggacacatgggaatatcgtcaagctagttttcatcacgttcatatgattcgcattcggtactttgataatttgatatgtgggtggaccggtgcttgggtgctgttcttacttgaacaagcatcccacttatgattaacctctattgcaagcatccgcaactacaacaaaagtattaaggtaaacctaaccatagcatgaaacatatggatccaaatcagccccttacgaagcaacgcataaactagggtttaagcttctgtcactctagcaacccatcatctacttattacttcccaatgccttcctctaggcccaaataatggtgaagtgttatgtagtcgacgttcacataacaccactagaggttagacaacatacatctcatcaaaatatctaacgaataccaaattcacatgactactaatagcaagacttctcccttgtcctcaggaacaaaggtaactactcaaaaagcatattcatgttcataatcagaggggtaataatatgcataaaggatctgaacatatgaccttccaccaaataaaccaactagcatcaactacaaggagtaatcaacactactagcaacctactagcaccaatcccggacttggagacaagaattggatacaagagatgaactagggtttggagatgagatggtgctggtgaagatgttgatggagattgccctctcctgatgagaggagcgttggtcatgatgatgacgatgatttccccctcctggagggaagtgtccccggcagaacagctctgccggagccctagattggttccgccaaggttccgcctcgtggcgacgaagtttcgtcccgaaaggttgcttcatgtttttttctcatcgaaagacttcatataggagaagatgggcgtcggagagccaccagggggccctcgaggtaggggggcgcgccccgtggggggcgccccccaccctcgtgagcagggtgtgggccccctggccttcatctttggtgacgatttttctttatttattttaagatatcctgtggagtttcaggacttttggagttgcgcagaataggtctctaatatttgctccttttccagcccagaattccagctgccggcattctccctcttcatgtaaaccttgtaaaataagagagaataggcataagtattgtgacataatgtgaaataacagcccataatgcaataaatatcgatataaaagcatgatgcaaaatggacgtatcacataatAACCAGCATAGTGGGGACTTTTCTGTCTCGCCGCTTAGGCAAAACCTCTCAGAGAAACCGCTCAATGGGACTCAAGGGGTGATTTATTTGGTTTGTGTTAATTGAGGGGGTAATTGAATAATTTTTTCAAAGATAAACTATGATCACAATGTATCTTGTTGGCTACAAACAAATTTGGCTACTCCACTCGATATTTTGAAACATGGTTCTGAATCTCTTTCAGAAAATATGGTTCTACATTCATTATTACATTTTCTTTTAATCTTTATGGAATGTTCCTATATTTCGCCTAGGACTTCTATTTTACAACATGGCATGGCACTCTGAGCTACTTGTGTTCTTTTTGTGGATGCCCTTTACAAACTATTCTGCATGATGATTTGGTTCTAGATTTTAAGCAATTTTCTTTATTTGAAGGTTCAATCGGGTGCTAGAAATTGCTACATGATATTCTCCAGAATTTGGCCTGAATGTCCTCATCAGCTCTTCTCATCATTCAAACCATCCTGGCAGAAAGTATATATATATCCTCAAATTTTTCTTACATATTTGCCTATTTGGTCATACAGTTTGACTCTATGATATCAAATTTTGTAGATGATAATTGATGATCATGCTGAGACACATCAAAAGCAGTTGTCTCCAATAGAAGGAATTAAGCTCAGGCGACCTCAATTTGTTCCTTGCATTCCAACTGCAATGGACAAGGTTGTCGTGGTCGACTCTCACACATCACTTTCTTCTAGAGACCTGCAATCAGCACTGGTGAAAATATCCCTTCCGCATTCTGATATGACCACTAAAATTCCAGCGGAAGATAGTAAGGATGATTTAGCTATTGGAAGTTCATTCGAGGATATGAGCCCAATTGAAACAAAAGAATTCTAGTTCGACACCCTGAAGAACGCGTTTCAGGTATCTGTCATAGAAAAATACCTTGCTATTTCTTCTTTTTTCTCGGTTTGAACCACTCTGCTTTATTGGCTAACTTGTTGAATTCATACCAAAATGCAGGTATGAGTTCATCATCCCGTCATTTGCCCTCTGCCACTCCATTTGAACCAACTCCAGATATTTTATTGTCAAAACCAATTGTCATATCAACTTTCCAAGACAAGGCCGAGTGCAGGCCGGAGGTTGAAAACATATAATTTCTTGTCAAGTTCAAGCATCAAGGGATCCATCTGAGATGTTGAGCCACTCTCATGCTAGTTCGGAAGAGTCAGAAAACTTGCTAAACAGAAGGCTCACTACAAGCTCTAATGGAATATCAGGTGGAAGATTAAGGACCCAACAAGAAGAAAGACCATGTGTTAGAACTCCTCGTAAGAGTGTAGTTCCGAAGCAATCACCGAATAACCACACTCCTAACTTCCGGTGACCTCTCCTGAGAAAGCTGATGACAAACTAGTTCTATGCCAGTACAAGGGGTGATTTAGATGGCAAACAACTCATCATAGGTGAAATGGCCAATAGCATGGATGTGCCCTCATCTCTCACAAGGGCACTTTCTTTAGGCCTTAACCCCAAGTCAGATTGGATGATGAGGGTATATGCATTCAATTTCTTACGACAACACTTGCAGGAGCGAGGACTGAAAGGCATTCAGGAGGTTGCATAAAATTTTGAGAAGGTTATGAGGCTTGTTAGTCAGTATTTGGATGATCCACATCATAAAGTGGCGCATGCTGCTCTCTCATCACTTGCTGAGATTATGCCAGTTTTCAAGAAGCCTTTTGAACATTATCTGGACAAGATGCTACCCCATGTTTTCTCTCGATTAAATGATCCAAAGGAGTCAACCAAGCAGCAGTGCTTAGCAGTTTTGAAACTTGCAGGTGAGAGTTACTCCATTGATTCTCTCTTACCTACTCTGCTTGGTCCGCTAGACGAACAAAAATCTCCCAGGTCAAAGCTTGCAATTCTTTAGTTTGCAAATACCTCTTTGGCAAAATGCACAGTTAGCTCTGACATCTATCCAGGTAGCAGTTTCCTTAAGCCGTGGCTTGGTAAGCTAGCTCTTCTGTTCAAGGCTAGAAACAAGAAGCTAAAAGAGGCTGCAGTGGTTGGTTTATCTTCAGTCTATTTCCATTATGATCCGGAAACCATGTTAAGCTTTATAGTCACCTTGTCAATGGAAGAACTGAAGCAACTTACACGGACAATGAAGTAGTTAATCCCTATGATAGGGAGCGACCTCGACGAGTTCCTGCAGCAAAGGAGACATAAACAGAAAGTGTCACCTTTTGATCGCTTTGCTGCTACAGATGCTCATCCCAGAAGTTATGTTGGAAGGCAACATAAATCCCAGCAGCATGATGCATATCAATCTAGTGATGTTAGAGCCAATGAAGTATTTAGCTCCGCATTTCAGTATCTCCCGAGCACTCACTTGGAAGTCTTTGGGCGTCATACCACGAAGGTTCAATCTGAATTGGGTAGTGAATCTTATGGTCACGGAGCTGGAATGATGGGTTAAATGTTTAGTCCTGCAAGGCGAAGCAAGGATATGATGATGAATGGTAGTCAGAGTCATGAGCCAAGCATTTCCCAGATGTATCATCATGTTTGTAACTATTTGATTAACCTGTTTGCTATTATTTCTTTTCATTATTTTTAAGCGTATTTCCATTTTGACATAGGGATTAACATGTATTTCTGTTTAGGTTGATCTATTTGTATCACgttatttatttattcattttaTCTTAATAAGGGGTATTCCAATCCTAGGTTTGTTGGTTCTGATGTCACGTCATACTTATTCCTCTTTTAGAATTTACATCAGATGTCCTCTCTCCTTGAGATGCTTGATGACCCAATTCAATCCACCAGGAAGCTTGCACTTCTCTATTGGTTGGAATTCTCGAAAACAAGTAAGAGTTTCTTTTTTTGGTGGGAACATTTTTTCTGAACTACTAAATAGTGTGTATTTGTGCCATTGATGTGCCTTCCATGGAAATGACCTCTACTATGGCCATGTGTTCAAGGAAAAGGCATTGGAGAAGTATATCGAGACTCTCGTAGTTAAATTGCTGCATGCGACCAAAGATTCTGCCTTGAAGGTACTACTATACTGGGGTACTCTTCTAGGATTTTCATTGTCTCAATCGTAAAGTCGCTCTCTGAGATGTTGAACATACAACTTCTTGTAAAGTTCAAGCATCAGAGGATCCTTCTGAGATGTTGAGCCGCACTCCTGCTAATTCGGAAAAGTCAGGAAACTTGCTAAACCAAAGGCCCACTAAATCAAGCTCTAATGAAATATCAGGTGGAAGATTAAGGACTCAACAAGAAGAGAGGCCTTGTGTCAGAACTCCTCGTAAGAGTGTAGTTTCGAAACAGTCACCGAATAACCACACTCCTAACTTCCGGCGACCTCTCCTGAGTAAGCTGATGACAAAATGGTTTATGCGAGTTCAAGAGGTGATTTAGATGGTAAACAGCTCATTATTGGTGAAATGGACAATAGCATGGATGTGCCCTCATCTCTCACTGGGGCACTTTCTTTCGGCCTTAACCCCAAGTCAGATTGGATGATGAGGGTATATGCATTCAATTTCTTGCGCCAACACTTGCAAGAGCGAGGACCAAAAGTCATTCAGGAGGTTTGTAGAAAATATGAGATGGCTGAATATTATGTTGTATTGATCTAACCCGTGTATAGTGTATATAGAGAGGTACAATGGAGggagagagacttggagtagaggaCAAGTTAAACCTATCCTATCTCTATCTCTTATCTCTATCTTAAACGTAAATATACTTCTAACATCCCCCTCAGTCGTAACGGGAGTGAAGCGGACGATTACGACTGAATTTGAAGCCTTGCTCTTTTGTCATCTTCTCCGTTGCACCATCATCAACCGCGTCTGTGATGGGTCCGCAGTTAGGGCAGTGACTgcgtccccttctggtgccttcctgCCTTCTCCTCCCATAGTCACAGCGGGAGTGTCGTGGACGCAAGTGACGAGGCGGACGCTCttgactggagttgttgccgaTGAGTTGATGTAGACGTAGCCATTAATGTCAAGGTAGCCTATCATGGTGATGTAGTCGTGGTCGATGATGTGGTCGTCatggatgatgaagccgcacaaagccgGAGGCGCAAAAAAATGTGCTATAACGGAGCTGCAGACGTGGACGATGCGCCTTGCGGATGTGAGAGGGTGCCGGTGGCGATGAGTCCATCGATTTTGCCAAGACCGGAGGAATcccatcgagcacacatcggtttCGCCAGAACCATGTGGCCATGTAGGGTCATCACTGTAGGGACGCCGTGTCGATGCAGTCATGCCGTCGtggatgacgcggtcgatgccATCGTCTTGACGCGGTCATTGACATCATCGAGGTCGCATCTTGCAGAAAAGTCTGTTAGAGGACACTAGGTGTCCATCTTGTGAACAAGGCGGCAGTGGCGGTGTGTTGATGAAGATATTGGTGAAGACCACGTTGATGAAGACCTTAACGATGAAGTGTCTGTGATTGCGTTGCAGCTGTGTGTCGACGATGATGAGTCGCTTGAAGGCATCCCTCACGGTGATGAAGTGTCGATGCCGTGTCTTGCCGGAGAAGTCGATGAAGATTGCATCTCGTTCCACATCAGCCTGGTGTACGGACGGTGCATGTTGAGATTAGGCGTGCTCTATGAAGCATGTTGGCTCGTAGCCTGGCTAGTCGTACATGTCGATGAAGTGGCACAGGGTCGATGCAGAGGTGTCGATCGGCACGGAAGATGTTGGCGTGGGTGTAGATCGGCTCGGTGTTTCTGCAGAAATCAGACTTGATGTAGTAGATCGCTCGGTGCAGGCGCCGGTCGGCGGCTGGTGCATCGCTCAGGCGCGTGGCCCTCCCGGGGTCGATGCCCGCGTATGCGCGAATGGAGGTGTAGCTGGCGGTTGGCGATGGCTTGTGTGGGACTGCGGGCCCGTCGGGATGCCGCTCCCTTCTCGCCTGTCGAAGTAGATGTGGCATACTCGGCAGGAGGAGGCACGTGTCAGAGTCCAGGTTTTGCTGCATGCGTCTCCTCGTACGAGATTGCTTTGCATGGGCGTGCCTATGCATGGCTGGACGAACCTTTGGTGAAGCTTGATGTCGAGGGGCAAGGTGATGTGGCGTTGATGGAGAATCAGATCACGTGCCTGTTGGAGGAGCCGGCGTCCGCTGTTCTGGATCGCGCTCGCACAATGGTGTCCACGCCTGTGCGTGTGGCCCAATTGAGGAAGGAACTGTGCCGCTCGTAATAGATCGATCCATGGCGTTGTTAATGTCGTAGCCGAGGGATCGATCCGCTGCTCGTCGGCGGGTGTGTGCTACCTCCGGCACATGGCTCGGAGCAACTGCACGTGGTTCCCCGCGTCCATGGTTGCCGACTTGAAGTTGTGCGGGAGGTCGTTGGCACCGGGCCGCCGAAGCACCGATTTCTGCTGAAGATTTTCGCCGGATAATGGGGTAGATAAATAGGTTTATTTGGAGGCTATGGAAAACTAATCTAATAGGATTTTCAAAACTAAAATTGATCTATGGAATCAATCTAATGACAGGAACTCAAAAATTGGAACTAAACTACAAGATCATCTCATTTTTGATTGACTGGGTGCCGCGCCCCCGGGGAGAGcctccccgggggcggcgcgctgtGGAAGTGGTGGAAGGTTCTAGGATCGGTGTCGTGAGACTAAccgctctgataccatgtaaaaaATATGAGATGACTGAATATTATGTTGTATTGATCTAACCCTTGTATGGTGTATATATAGAGGTACAATGAAGggagagagacttggagtagaggaCAAGTCAAACCTATCCTATCTCTATCTCTTATCTTTATCTTAAATGTAAATATACTTCCAACAGGTTGCACAAAATTTTGAGAAGGTTATGAGGCTTGTTAGTCAGTATTTGGATGATCCACACCATAAAGTGGCACATGCTGCTCTCTCATCACTTGCTGAGATCATGCCGGTTTTCAAGAAGCCTTTTGAACATTATCTCGACAAGATGTTGCCCCATGTTTTCTCTCGGTTAAATGATCCAAAGGAGTCAACCAAGCAGCAGTTCTTAGCAGTTTTGAAACTTGCAGGTGAAAGTTACTCCATTGATTCTCTCTTACCTGCTCTGCTTCGTTCGCTAGACGAGCAAAAATCCTTCAAGTCAAAGCTTTCAATTCTTGACTTTGCCAAGGCCTCTTTTGTGAAATGCACAGTTAGTTCTGACATCTATTCTGGTAGTACTTTTCTTAAGCCGTGGCTTGGGAAGCTAACTCTTCTGTTCAAGGATAGAAACAAGAAGCTGAAAGAGGCTGCAGTGGTTGGTTTATCTTCAGTCTATTGCCATTATGATCCGGAAACCATGTTAAGCTTTATAGTTACCTTGTCAATGGAAGAACAGAAGCAACTTACGCGGGCAATAAAGCAGTTAATCCCCATGATAGGGAGCGACCTGGAAGAGTTCTTGCAGTAAAGGAGACATAAACAGAAAGTGCCATCTTTTGATCGCTTTGCTGCTACAGATCCTCATCCCAGAAGTTATGTCGTCGGAAGGCAACATAAATCCCAGCAGCATGACACATATCAGTCTAGTGATGTCAAAGGTGATCAAGTATTTAGCTCCGCATTTCAGTATCTCCCAAACACACTCACTTGGAAGTCTATGGGCCTCGTACCATGAAGGTTCAATCTGAATTGGGTGGTGAATCTTATGGTCACAGAGATGAAATGATGGGTAAAAAGTTTAGTCACgcaaggcgaagaaaggatatgATGATGAATGGTAGTCAGAGCCATGAGCCAAGCATGTCCCAGATGCATCATCAGGTTTGTAACTATTTGATTGACCTGTTTGGTGTAATTTCTTATCATTATTTTTAAGCTTCTTTCCATTTTGATTACAATTATAGCGCATACATGTAGTGCAGTTTGAGGCTTCTTTTAGGTAGTTACCTATGTAACAGATATAGTTTTTCGATAAACAGGAAATGAGGAGTGTTTCTGCGACAAATGGCCATTCAGCGCCAATCAAGGTTTGGTTGATCTATTTGTATcaccttatttatttatttatcttaaTAAGGGGTATTCCAATCCTAGGTTTGTAGGTTCTGATGTCAgctcatacttatttctctttcaGAATTTACATCAGATGTCCTCTCTCCTTGAGATGCTTGATGACCCAACTGAATCCACTAGAGAGCTTGCACTTTGTCTATTGGTTGGAATTCTCGAAAAACAAGTAAGAGTTTCTTTTTTTGGTGGGAACATAATTATTTCTGAACTACCAAATAGTGAGTATTTGTTCCATTGATGGGCCTGCCATGGTGATGATTGGTCGGTGATGATcagtggtactctgcagtgggggttgagtggtgtgggttcgtgacccttgagactcgaccgggacatcggaggctcgacgcggtaatagcggcgaggcgtgcggtacgcatgggacatggagacgggccagggctctggtggccatacatgtggtgagacaactgcgaatttgactcgggatgactacaagcaatggtgaaattctttcaagtttcaaacaggcggtcaagaaagagcagtgatgttgagttcagataactcttatgtgtgaaacccaatatgtgagttgttcactttcacgcaaaCCAGTGATCGGTGTGTGATAGCGTTGACGgactggaagttgggagcacaaagtagagtgATGAGGAACTTAGTTTTGCTTGAGCGTTGACTGTGAGCaaaaaaagaagggactacaagttgcggGTGGAgccacatggagtctttggagtagcagcggtactcatgggataagctcaagtccaatgtacatggaagtttgacgcattgacgaattcatggtggtggagaatattcgccaaggtggagtttgttagagttgtgtcgaatattgtgtacaaggtaggttacagttggactatgagttgtattgtgtttacataggatgtggagttgtgtgctagtaggacacttgtatcctaggcttctcatatatagcgggggtagacacacgatgtaacctatgccaacataatagcaccggaacgcaggggaagccggcggcatgtgccggtgtccaggacgaccaggtgcggtattgtagcggtgtcatgaggaagagcgcccatagtcaggccccgcggatgtagccatatcggtgaacctcgttaacaaatcttggtgtcaTGCTCGTGTGATTTCTTTGGTCCTTAGATGATCGACGgtggcctcggatttattctaacagggTCAACGATATCAATTGAGGTGTCCAATTCTGGATTCGATTCATGATTTTGACTGAGTCTATGATTTCCATGATTTCACAAATCAACCGGCAACAACCAGCCTACAAAATTACATGAATCATGTGCACCCTCTCATCACCTGGCAAAAAAGAATCACCAACATGTGACATTGTAGCATcaatatagtagatgcgatcaccAGTGCAAGAAACTTTCCCAAATACACGTGGGGTCATTATCCAGGAAGAGCTCACCAAAACATCGCATTATAAAAAAGAAAATATGCACCATCATCCTCCCTCACGCGCCAAACCAAATATAAAATTTATGAAATCACAACAACACAAACAGCGCAACAAAACACGCAGAACCCTTCTAGTTTCTAACAAAATGTGAAGGATAAACTCTAATGCACAAAGATATTAATTATTTACATGCATGAATTGATGATGTGACAACATTGCTTGCATAGAGTAATATAAAAAATGTAATTTATGGCTTGTTTATGCGACATGGTTGCATGGCTAGAAAAATAGATAGTGTGTTGTAGCTATTTAGGAAGAGAAGATGTCAATCATGTACTTGAAATAGTTCAACATGCATTAAGAAATATCATCgtgtgtttgaaaaatgttcaccttgaattttaaaaatgttccatGCGTTTACATAATGATCGCcgtttatttaaaaaatgttcaccatgtattaaaaaaatcaaCGTATTCACCATGACTTTATCAAAAGAAGAAAAAGGTAGTGGAATAATTGAGCATGCTGTCCTACTGCCAGTGATTTATCACTAGAGGCTAAGATTTGAACGATCATTGAGCAAGGGAGTATCCAATGCTAGACTTCGTGGGTGACTGGTTCTGGTGTAGCCGTATAAGTTGTAACTCTGAAAGTCTGAAtattaggatgcacacaaccaagtGTTAGCATCAATTTAGTTACTCGCTATGTTGTGGATAATCTCATGCTTAATCTAGCCAATTTCACTAGAAGCACATTTTGTACTCattacttctttttttcatctctCTATTAGTTAAGTGAGTCATGCAGTTAACTTCGGTTTTTCTTACTGCATACTACTTCTTCCTTGCTTACTCTGCTTTTTGCAGCTTGTGATGCGACTGTCACACGACGACCTCATGACTCGTCTGTCAACGTTCCTACCCGCGGTGTTGGACGCCTTTGAAACCGACAGTCCATATGTTCGCAAGGTTCATTCATTcccacttagggcatctccagccgttggccccccagggggcgtctaaaagcgccgcctggggatgagccggcgcaaaaaatggccctggggacgattcggtccccagccgtcggccccAGGCGCCGCCCCCAGGCGCGTATAAAAAAAACGgccgttcggcgaagttatgatagaaagtagttaaatttcggctaaacatggcaaatttcggcgaaattcgcgcattttcattacattaacctaatctaaaaaagaaaggggctgaagtcgtcgccgccatcgtcgtcgtcggccttctcctccttgacgcgggcgcccctgctggacccggcgtcgccatggcgggctggcggcggcgcgtcgtcgtcgtcgtcgtcgtcgctgtcgcgtaggacgacgaccccgtcttcatcgcggtcgcgtcggcgctcctcgaagcggcgcagggtggcgcgctggcgctccttcaccttctcccggcgtgccttctccatcgcaatggagtcctggcgcgcccattctagggccgcgtcatcgtcgtcgaactccgccttcaccggcgccagccccggctccgtcttcaccggcgccagccccggctccgtcttgggcttgacgaagcgcggaggagcaaacgaggaggaggcgcgccggccgccctcgttgatgacgatgccggcgctgcagGCGAGTGCAGGGcgccggcttttatagccgggccgcgcccgtgtgtacgcgtgcgagggaggagaggcgtcggtgcgccgccccgtgaagcgtcgcccgtgaggaatcaatggcaaggctgactggcggcagccttgccattgattcaccgcgggaaccgaggccgttgggggaagacgaggcgccgagtcactgacgcggctggcccgcgtctttttcgcgccaaaacagctcgccccggcgcccccgggcgccccccagcgcgcctggttcgggctgggtccgccggcgctgttttcggcccaagccggcgaaaatcgggctcctgggggcgcgactgggccgttttttcggcgccggcgcgaa
Above is a window of Triticum aestivum cultivar Chinese Spring chromosome 6B, IWGSC CS RefSeq v2.1, whole genome shotgun sequence DNA encoding:
- the LOC123139687 gene encoding uncharacterized protein, with the protein product MKVQSELGGESYGHRDEMMGKKFSHARRRKDMMMNGSQSHEPSMSQMHHQEMRSVSATNGHSAPIKNLHQMSSLLEMLDDPTESTRELALCLLVGILEKQLVMRLSHDDLMTRLSTFLPAVLDAFETDSPYVRKVHSFPLRASPAVGKRQQQSM